One Paenarthrobacter aurescens TC1 DNA window includes the following coding sequences:
- a CDS encoding putative SIS (Sugar ISomerase) domain protein (identified by match to protein family HMM PF01380), whose amino-acid sequence MSENTLGAFMEEELVSQPEVWQRAVEQARTEQLLPADGKRIAVIGCGTSWFMAQSYAAARESAGKGVTDAFAASEAFLNSNSPDRQYDAVVAITRSGTTTEVLEILAELKGIVPTVAIIGDTSSPIIDLADAIVGLQYADERSVVQTRFATTALVYLLTSLDIDVQQAIEDARDAVTAEVPQELLDAEQFTFLGTGWTVGLAHEAGLKMREAVQGWTESYPAMEYRHGPISIAAPGRVTWLFGNQPEGLDADMAVTGALYISTDKHPLAELARVHKVTLERARVRGLNPDLPRNLTRSVILDASA is encoded by the coding sequence ATGAGCGAGAACACACTGGGCGCCTTCATGGAAGAAGAGCTGGTTTCCCAGCCCGAGGTTTGGCAGCGCGCCGTGGAGCAGGCCCGTACGGAACAGTTGCTTCCCGCCGACGGCAAGCGCATTGCCGTGATCGGTTGTGGCACGTCCTGGTTCATGGCCCAGAGCTACGCCGCTGCCCGCGAATCCGCCGGTAAAGGGGTCACGGATGCGTTCGCTGCGTCCGAGGCTTTCCTGAACAGCAACAGCCCCGACCGCCAGTACGACGCCGTTGTGGCCATCACGCGGTCAGGTACCACCACTGAGGTGCTTGAGATTCTGGCTGAGTTGAAGGGGATCGTCCCCACTGTTGCAATCATCGGCGACACCTCATCGCCGATTATTGACCTGGCAGACGCCATAGTTGGCCTTCAGTACGCCGATGAGCGCTCCGTGGTGCAGACCAGATTCGCCACCACGGCGCTGGTCTACTTGCTGACCAGCCTTGACATTGATGTACAGCAGGCAATCGAGGACGCCCGTGACGCAGTGACGGCGGAGGTTCCCCAGGAACTCTTGGATGCCGAGCAATTCACCTTCCTCGGCACCGGCTGGACGGTTGGGCTGGCCCACGAAGCCGGCCTTAAGATGCGCGAAGCCGTGCAGGGCTGGACCGAGTCCTACCCCGCAATGGAATACCGCCACGGCCCCATCTCCATCGCCGCTCCCGGCCGCGTCACCTGGTTGTTCGGAAACCAGCCCGAGGGCTTGGACGCTGACATGGCCGTCACAGGTGCGCTCTACATCAGCACGGATAAGCACCCTCTGGCTGAACTGGCACGTGTCCATAAGGTGACCCTGGAGCGTGCACGCGTCCGTGGCCTGAATCCGGACCTGCCCCGCAACCTGACGCGCTCCGTTATTCTCGACGCCTCCGCCTAG